The DNA sequence ACAGATACTGTTCCAACTTACTCATTCCTCACAGCTGCACCATACCCTGGTTTGGTAACAAACTGGCCCGAAGCATTTTATGACGCCAGCAACGGCTAATTGAGatactgtaggggcacctggctggcttattAGGTGggtcatctgactcttgatcttggggaagcgagtttgagccccatgttgggtgtagagattgcttaaaaatgaaatcttaaggagcagctaggtggctcaatcagttaagcgtctattgattttggctcaggttataatctcattgtttgtgagtttgaaccccagtcagctggagcctgcttcgggttctgtgtctccctctctctgtccctctcctgctcatgctctcaaaaataaacattagaaaagaaaatgaaaatcttgaaaaaaaaaaaaaaaaaagactgtaggaGAAATTTCAGCAAAGGAAGACTGTAAGAAGTGACTAAGGCAATGGGGCATACCGAGTTCTCTTTAAGAACTCCAGCAAAATAGCTTAACAGACAAGcaaactaaaagaattttttcattttctataaaggaGGTTCACTCAAGCTCAAAGTAgctatattttgaaatgtttccatctttgttcttaacacttaaatcttttcttcccccctcaaTAACTCCTCAGGTCCTcgtccatatatatatttaacatatcaaTCATCTTAAATACCTTCCCCTCTGCCTAGGCATTTTCCACACATGATCACCATTTTGAGTGTATATGTAACATTCCACCCAGTGCTTGTACTCCCACCATTCACAAATTACACTTTCAATCCTTCAGTTACTGCTGCAATGATCAGCCTTACAAAGattttctgcttttcagtttatttaaggACAAATATCCAGAAATGCAACTTGTGGTGTAAAGGTCACAAATTCCAAAAATTTCTATAGCTCTTTACACAAACTGTCATGCTATTTAAAAAGAGTACCTTTTTGGCATCCAGCAGCATCTGCAACTCATGTTTGCTGCCCAAGTATCTTTAATAGGAATATAAGAACACCATTCCCTCCAACCCAAATTCAAAGCATCTAAATAACTTCCCACATTAAATGTTTTCTCATCCCACTGTCCCCCTTTTGGCCTAAGCAAACCAAGTCTCTCTCAGAGCTCATAAAGTGTCTAACTTTCTTAAAACCCTTGAAAGGAATGCTGTGAATCCTCCGTGCACTCTAGCATCTCTACAACTTTGTGTAAGCCATCCTGATTGCAAagccttcctccttttctttaccTCAGATCACAGAGCTCTTAATCAGACAGCAACTCGTCTATTCCTGGAGATTTTGGAAGAGAGATACCTGTGGCCACAGCATAAAGTGTCCCTTAGGTCTGAGGCTACACTATGTCCCCCATACCTCCACATAAATAAAGCCACCATTCTGCAAAGAACTGCCAAAAGCGTTCTTTACTGTCAGGCAAAGTCCTGTCTTTCCAGGTCTCAGGTCTCTATACTTACCAGGGGAAGTTCCCTCACCCTGCTCCAGCAAAGGAAACCTTTCTAAGCCCCAACAAGCATTCTTTAAGCTCCCTAGAGAATATACAACTCCTCCAAATGCATTCTATAAAGTCCCTACCAAAATTGCTCACAGATGCAGACTTCTGACACCTGAACCCAGAAGTGGGGCCCAACTCACTTGTTGCACATCAGCAGCACCTCAAGCTCCTTGACATTGTGGACTAGGAACTTCCGGAAGCCACTGGGCAgcatgtgctttgttttcttgttgctcCCGTAACCAATGTTGGGCATCAAAATCTGGCCCTTGAATCTTCTGCGCACCCTATTGTCAATGCCTCTGGGTTTCCGCCAGTTGCGCTGAAATAAACACAGGAGGGTTAGTGCCTTTGCCAACACCTCTTCCttttagaggaaaaaagggggaCCCAATGAAAAGGAAACATGCCCCAACAGTAGCTGTCGTTGGGTTACAGTTCACTTTATTTGGTGGagaaaaataggggctcctgtcTTTGAGCACCAAGAATATAGACTCACATCCACACtcctaaataaaggaaaaacaaactacaGACTGATAGAATGTGAGGGGATTGTGTATACAGTAAGGTAAAGAGTGAAGAGCATGGGTTCTAGCACTGCACTCAAGATACAAGTTTTCTCATCATAAAATACGGATAATCTACTCATAACCTCTTAAGGCCACCTAAAATGATACAAGCCTCTAGACACGTCAAAACAGCCAAACGTCCAATTCATACTATAATCAAGTGACTGAATGCCAATAAGGTGTACTCAGACCTAAGTTTCTAGAGAGCTCTTCCACTAACTGGACTGGTTCATCTGCCAAATGTGATCTTCTGACCAGGTGATACCATAAATCCAACAGCCCATTTAGGGGCTCCTTTCTCCACCCCAACAAACACTTCCATCCCAGGACCACATATACCTTAATTTTGACATATCGGTCTGATTGGTGCCGGATGAACTTCTTGGTCCTCTTTTTAACGATCTTGGGCTTCACCAGAGGTCTGAGGGCAGCCATGATGCCttcaagaaagaagcagagatggTGACAGAGTCCTAGAAGGAAGCTTTCCTGCTCAGGCCTTGAACATTGTTGCAGAGTGTCTTCCAATCTCCAGCTACTGAGCAAACTGGGAATGGAATGGGTACCTCTGCCAGGCTTGCTTTCCCTCCCGTTTCCGAAGCTGGCAGAATACGAACCACTCTCCAGACGCGATCCTGGGAGGTCAGCAGTCACTTCATccactgaagaaaaaaagcacGCTAACAGCTAATCTAAAACAAATGGGggcgcccgggaggctcagtcggtggagcatccgacttcagctcaggtcatgatctcacattccgcgagttcgagccacacgtcgggctcttgtgctgacagctcggagcctggagcctgcttcagattctgtgtctccctccctctctgcccctcccctgctcatgctcagtctcaaaaataaatcaaaacgttaaaaaaaaaattaaaacaaatggacCCCCAAAAGTTCTCAGCTTGCACAGGGGAGCAAATCCCACACCTGGTGCCCCAAACCCCAGACAGTCCAATTTCCTTTTCGTTAGGCAGAACTTGGACAATCCACAAGAACCTGAGCCTTAgttgttttctcacctgtaaaatggaaaggaTACTGCACGTTGAATGCTTGCAGTGACTGGAAGTAGAGAAACCTGTTATTTCCCCTAGAGTGCTGCTGCTCTACAATTCTCTCACAACAGACCTTTAAAACCATAATGTACTGATGCTTCTAGGCCTTGGAACTTCCTGTTCTACCTGAAGATCATCCGAGGACCGGCCTTCCCGATTACCccagttttttttccctaatgcaACACCCTTTTTGTTCTCTTCGCTGCTTCTATTCCTTTGTTCAGCACACGGTACTCCGTGAACTTTGTGTTCGATAAAGGAACGCACCTCCACCCGAAACATTATTTCCTCGCAGACAAGGACGCAGTTTTATATTCTCAGAGATCCTTCGTTAACTGAACCGATCGACTAGCAGCAAtcgattgttttgttttggcggTCTGGCCGCAGCAGCAACCCCAAGACCAGAACCGCAGAGGAGGGAGCGTCGGTCGGCGTGAACAAAATACACGCGGAAACACAACGCTGACCAAAACTGGAATACTCCTGCCCTCGGACTGGAAACTTCTGGTGGCTTCACAGTCCCTACAAGCCCGCGCTGCCTAGACCCGAAACGGCGACCTTCACTCCCAGGCCTCAAACAAGCTGTCAGCAACGCTGAGAGACACCAGGCGGCCTCCGTAGGGCGGCCAAGTGGCCCTGGGAAGCAAACCTCCATCATCGGCTGGGCCGCTTCGTTCTGTTCCTGTACGTGCTCCAGCCGACCGACAAGGACAGAGCCCACCAAGGCGAGTGCTCGGAAGGGCAGGCCTCCTCACCACGAAGCGACAATACCAGATGAAGACCGCAGAGATGCGGATGGCCAACGATTAAAACTCACCGAGTTACAGATGGCTGCCACCTCCGCAGGCAGCGCCGAGGAAGAGAGTGGAAGGTCGCGCGCGAAGGCTGATGGGACTTAACTTCTGGGTCctgtcagggaaaaaaaagcacttcCTGCGCTTGGTccttcaaaggaaagaaagacatttcagagaaatactgaaaaaaagtcGAGGAATACatgtgttttaatatatattaatatctagAAGTACTTCTGGGAATTTTTCATACCTGCCGTAGGACTACGTAGaatatttggaattctttctgAGCTTTTAAGACCTGGTGGGGGGCATCCACTTCCGCCAGAAATTGAAGCCGTTCTTCCGGAGAACAATCCAGTTTTTAGATTATTTCCGCCCGCGTTTCTTCTGCTATTAAGTGCGCCTCTTGGTGGCCAGGAGGGAACAAAACAGAGTCTTCCTTATACTTCCCTCACGTGAATTTATAGAGTAAGATAGAAACGATACCGTAACAGCTATCATTCCATGGGTTTCACGATCCTTCCCACAATTCtgcaaggtagttctattttttccccattttgccTATGTAGAAAGCGACGTTTGGGGATTTGACTCCAAAATCCACACTTCTAATCATTCAGCTAACCTGCCTAGTTTTAAATAGTTGttgatggttttgttttgcttagattttgtatttaagattattgtaaaaaaaaaaaaatcaaatttcaggACGAAAAAATTGTGCATTGATTCCACAATATGAACACAATACAGATGTCATCGCTGATCTTGATAGTAGTTCCAGGGGCCAGATGGGGACAGAAGCTACACTGGATTGTGTTGTTGACAGGATGAGAAGTGAGAAGGGAAGAGTGTTGACAACTCCTTCCTGAGATTTTGACTGTGAAGGGTAGGAGTTTGAAGAGACCCAGAGGAGCGAAATGTGAAATGTCTTGTCTAAGGTCGCACAGCTCACAAGTGATAAGGTTGAGACTGGAACCCTATTGTGCCTGTGACTACACCACACCTCATGAATCCTGCTTAGCCAGCCGGCTCTGGGAAGTCAGATGGGATGCAGAGAATGAAAGCATTGTGCTAACAGCAGCCCACATTATGTGTGTTGTGAAGGGAGAAGGTCTTGATGGGGTCAGGTGGGTTAATCAAGCAGAAGGCTCAGGAAACAGAGAGCATGCCTCTAACAGTGAAAGATGCAAGAGATTTGGAAGCAGTAACCAAAAAGGCTCAGTCTTTGGGGGACGAGAGACCGGCTGTGACCGTTTCCACAGAGAAGGGCACAGGGTACCCACACTGCCTGCTGCTTTCCCATGAGCACTGAGATCCCAGGACAAGATGCTGCAGGTGCCAGGCAAGCATACCTGCAGTAGTGCCCTGGGCTCAGAACCCCAGCTTTTCAAACACTCCTCTGGCCCCAGCTCCTGAGCAAGAAATCACATCAGCTGGATCACAggtgacatgaaaaaaaaaaaaactccaatcTGGTTTATTTCAAAAGGGCAGAGGTCAAGACAGGGAAAAACTCAGAAACTGCTTATCTTTCCCTAGATACACCTGCCCTCTGAGACACTGGACATTTTTGCTCAAGAGAGAGCTGGCTCCAGGCCATCGCactgaaatgatttcttttatctGGCTCTTTACACTTCCCGCTGTGTCTGTGGCTCTGGGCTGCTAGCTGCACTGGCCACAGCCCCAGGATGGCTGGGTCGGACAACACCTGGGCCACTCTAGTCGATGTAGTAGACCTTGGAGGCATCGTAATAGGCACAGGTCATGTAGTTCATGTTCCCAATAGGCCACCAGTGGTTGGGGTGGTAGATGACTGAGTAGGCATGGGGCTGGGGTTGGACACAACTGAAGAGTGCCAGGCTCCTGTCCATGGCCACAGTGGGCAGATAGAGCTGCAGCTTGTCCAGGAGGTGACCCGGCCAGAAGAAATTGGGGTGAGTTCGCAGTGAACCCCTGGACCTCTTCGCCTGCAGCTTCCTGGAAAATGAGAAGATAGGAAGTTTGTTGTGGCAGACCCGCCAGGGCTGGGGCTTCTGCTGAGCAGAGCTGAGCAACTGTGTGACCAGAGTGGAGGTGTGGCACTGTGCCAAGCACTTCGCTTCCATTTGGTAGGTCCTGTTATGCTGTCTGCCCTACCAAGGAGGACGTGAACACCTAGAGAGGATACGTTATTTCCCCCAAAGCCACACAGCGAGCAAGTGGTAGGATGCGGGCTTGACTCCCAATTTGCTGCCTTGAaaccccaaattctttttttttaattaattaattaattaatttttgagagagagagagagcgcgcgagtgagtagggggaagggagggagagagagagagtgcagagcctggagcggggctcgagctcacctgaagcagggctcaaagtcacaaatgtTAGATCGTGACGTGAACCAAAGTGGGAttcttcaccagctgagccacccaggcgcccccaaaacccAAATTCTTAAGTGTACACCGTCAGTTCTCTCGAGGCATTTTAATGTGATGTTCAGCGTATAGCCTCTGGAGCTAGCATTGCTGGGTCCAAATCCCTGCTCCGCCCCTTGATagatgtgtgactttgagcaagatAATTAActtttctgtacctcagtttccccttctgcaaaGTGGGCATGCTAAGAGTAACTTTATAGGGTTCCTGAGAggatttaaatgagttaaaacatGGGAACACACCCACAGTGGTGTCTGCCTGGCACTCTAAGTAGTTTCACTGCCTCTCAGTTCCCGGGCATTGAGCCCTAGATACTGTGCGCCGTGCAACATGCAGAGTCCCAGGCACCTCCTCCACCGTGAGCCTGGTCCTCCCTCCCCTGACCCGCTTACAGAGTTGGCTGATGCTACAGACCTGGTGAACTCCTCAAACTCCTTAAAGTGtatcttcttgattttctttggTGTCTTCCTAGTAGACAAGACAGAAAGGTATCTTGTCAGGATGGGGGGAATCCATGTTAACGGGGCCTCAGTTAGTAGGTCAGAGGACATGGGGGTGGGCCTGTCTAGTGAGTCCAAACCAGAGCTCCAAAAAGAGCATTTCTTCTATCTGGGGTGGGCTTGGTCAGCCAGGCCTGGGCTCCCAACCTGGCtggctgtgtggctctgggcagGTCACTTCCCTTTTCAGAGCctcatgttttttatttcccaGAGCAGAGCCTCCCAGGGTAGCTGAGAGATGCGCAATGATCTGAATTGTTTGGGGGCCCCTGACTCTCACTTTCCCTGCCAGAGCCAAAGCCAGCTTTTGGAACAAGGGTGGTGAAAACTGACTCTCCAAATCTTGGGCCTGGCAGACATCACTCATTAATCACAGATGGCACTCTTTCCCAGCAGGCCTGCATCTGGCCTCAGAATCTTTGACAGCACAGTCCAAGTAGCAAGATAAAACAAATGTCCATCCCTGCCCTTAGGGACCTCCCTAAGGGACCTGCCCTTAGGGTCCTTAGGGACCTATCCCTTATGGCTGTGGCCTACCTAAACAGGGACAAGAGTCCCTTTCTCAGGCTCCCACCCACTCCCTAGGTTCCCGGTGCAGAAATGGATgtcagccacccaggggctggCAGTCACTAAGTAATCAGAAAGGGCTCTCCAGGCCACCAGCCTTCTGACTCGTGCTCAGCTCTGCCTCCCCAGGGTTGTGGACAGGCCCCTCTGTAGGCCCAGGCCCATGCCTTCGTCGAGATTGTCCTGATGGGACAGGTAAAACAACAACTATCACTGCTTCCAAGGGCTGACTATCTGCCAAACACCATGCTAGGAAGTTTATATGCATTTCTCATCTGATCCTCattgtgtgtgggaggggctgtTATgctcatttaacagatgaaaagctgaggctcagacagtGAAGTATCTTGTCCATTTAACCTGCAGCCTGTGGGATTTCCACTTGGCTGTGCTGTATCTCATCCGAGCTGTT is a window from the Leopardus geoffroyi isolate Oge1 chromosome A2, O.geoffroyi_Oge1_pat1.0, whole genome shotgun sequence genome containing:
- the RPL32 gene encoding 60S ribosomal protein L32, which gives rise to MAALRPLVKPKIVKKRTKKFIRHQSDRYVKIKRNWRKPRGIDNRVRRRFKGQILMPNIGYGSNKKTKHMLPSGFRKFLVHNVKELEVLLMCNKSYCAEIAHNVSSKNRKAIVERAAQLAIRVTNPNARLRSEENE